From the genome of Haloarcula taiwanensis:
AACATCGTACCTGTAACTGCATCTGCTGCTATAACTACAGAAAATCCGAGGCGAAAGCCTCGTCGTTTACCACGTGACAACCGGAGTTAGAGTCCAGTCAGGACGACCGCACAGCGGAACCAGAGCACGGCGATCCTCATCGCAGATAGACATCTCTGTCACATCGGGTCGGAGAATTGCGAGGGAAGATCGCTCCGTGCGAGTCTTCCAGCACCGATCGGCCCTCGTCTGTTCCGCGAGATACCACCGGGGTCGGCGGCGTACTCGCGACCGTGACGATGGCCGCTCACTGTTTGTGAGGGACCGTGTCGGTCCAACAGTGCGAGGGAAGGGATTTGAACCCTTGGACCCCTACGGGAGCGGATCTTGAGTCCGCCGCCGTTTCCTGGCTTGGCTACCCTCGCACGTGTATTGCATTACGGTACACACGGTGGTGCGGTATAAATGTCGTACGGAAGCGACTCGGGTCCAGACGGTAGTGACAATCAGACATACTGAGCGCGGGTGCTGTCGCGCGAGCAGGTGTACACCACATTCGAGGACCTCACGTAACCGACAGAACCGGTGGTTTGACCCGCCCTGAACCAGTAGTGGAGGCATGGACGACCACACGCGTGACCCGACCGTCGAGGCCCCTGACGGGAACCCATCGGGATGGCGAACCGACGGCCAGTGGGAACACGAGACGCTCAGACGGGCCGTGGTCCACGGCGTCCGCCTGTACAACTCCGGGGAGTTCCACGAATCACACGACTGCTTCGAGGACGAGTGGTACAACTACGGCCGTGGGAGCACGGAAAGCAAATTCCTCCACGGGATGGTGCAGGTCGCCGCCGGCGCGTACAAGCACTTCGACTTCGAGGACGACGACGGGATGCGGTCGCTGTTTCGCACGTCGCTGCAGTACTTCCGTGGCGTCCCCAACGACTACTACGGCGTCGATTTACTCGACGTGCGCACCACAGTAACGAACGCACTGTCGGACCCGTCGGCACTCCATGGATGGCAGATCCGATTCGACGGCGAGTACCCGACGTGTCGCCCGGAGGACATCGAGTTCGCGGAGTCGCTCGAACACTGACTGAATCCGGATAATTCTAAAGGCTGGAAGTGTTAGCACGGGTAGATGCGAATCGAGCAACTGGGAGACGGGGATCCAGAGGTGGCCGTCGTGGGAAGCATCCACGGCGACGAACCGTGTGGCCGAGACGGGATCGAAACCGTCCTTGCCGACCCGCCTGCGGTCGAGCGACCTGTCAAGTTTATTATCGCGAACGAAGCCGCCCTCGAGGCAAACAAGCGGTATCTCGATACTGACCTCAACCGCTCGTTCCCCGGCGACGCCGACAGCGAGTCTCGCGAAGCACGGTTAGCCGCAACTATTACGTCTGAACTCCGTGACTGCACGTCCTTTCGCTGCACTCCACGCAGTCCTACGACGGGATGTTCGCCCTCGTCGACGAGCTCACGCCGGAGATGGAAGCCCTCTGCAGTGTGCTTTCCGTAGACGCCGTCGTACAGACGAAGGGCGCAAACGAGGGCCGAATGATCGCAACAGTCGACTCTGTTCTCGAAGTCGAGTGTGGCTATCAGGGCTCTGCTGAAGCCGCCGAGAACGCAGCGCAGGTCATCCGGGAGTTCCTCGCCGCGACCGGCGTTACCGCTGAGTCTCCCCCACAGCGAGAGACGTCACTGCCAGTGTTCCAGCTCGGCGAGCCGATTCCGAAGGCAGCGGCCGAGCAGTACGAAGTGTTCGTCAGGAACTTCGAGCCGGTACCCGAAGGCGACCCTGTGGCAGCAGCCGACGACGAAACCGTCGTCGCAGAGGAGCCCTTCCACCCGGTGTTGCTCTCAGCCTACGGCTACGAGGACGTGTTCGGCTTCACCGCGGACCGAATCGGAATGCTAGACTGAGACAGATTGCTGATCCGCTGAGTTAGACGGCAAACGCCTTTCGGAAGACCGAACAGAACCCGCATTGTCTTCCGGGAGTCAGTTGTCACACGCGTTTCCCTCTCAGTTGCCGAGAGTCCATTCAATGGTTTGGAAAGAAGCTCAGGCAATCCGATTGTAGAGACTGTCCGGTACGAAATTTCCCAGAACACTGCGAGCCTCGTATATCGATCCGCCTTCGCGGTTTTCTCTGTACCAGAACGGCGGCTCAAGTTTCCTGATCCGCTGCATGTCGCGGTCAGTGAGTTCGAAGTCAAAAACGTCAATGTTCGCTTCTATGTGTTTCGGCGTCGCCGCTTTCGGAATCGTGACAACATTCTCCTGTTGTATCAGCCACCGGATAGATACCTGCGCTGCCGATTTGCCGTACCGATCTCCAATCGAACGCAAGACATCGTCTTCAACAGCTCGCCCCTCCGCAAGCGGACTATATGCGGTAACTGTGACATCGTTGTCCTGGCAAAATCTGACGAGTTCCTCGTCACCCCAGTAAGGATGGTATTCAATCTGATTCGTCGCAATAGGAGCGTCCGAAAGTCGCATCGCCTGCTTGAGCTCCTTGATAGAAAAGTTACTCACCCCGATCTGATTGACCAACCCGTCATCGACGAGTGTGTTGAGCGCGTTGACTGTTTCTTCCATATCGGCCAGCGGATTCCACCAGTGGACCAATAACAGATCCAGATACTCCGTTCCCAGCCGTTCGAGACATCCCTTCGCGGCCTCTATCAAGCGTTCATACTCGACCATTTCGGGATATCCCTTGATTTTCGTCGTCAAGAAGATGTCTTCCCGGTCAACGCTGGATTGTTCGATTGCGCGACCGACGGCCGCTTCGTTTTCGTATGCCATCGCAGTGTCGATATGCGTGTACCCACAATCAAGCGCATTCTTAACCGCGTTGTAGCATTTGTACCCTCCGGTTCGGTAGGTACCGAACCCGAGAGTAGGGACCGTGGTCGTACCATTCTGCTCGGGAGCCATGTCGGCTGACTGCTGTGGTCGCTTCATTTTCCTCAGTTGTATCCGCTACAATCATGCCGGTAGAACGGGGCCTGTATTGGTATGAGCTTTATAATTCAACTGATTCAGATATGGACTGAGGAAGTGAAATATTAGTGATGTGATGTTGGAGATATGATTTACAGCTCTGTGCTACGATTTCATCGGAACCATGCTGAAACGAAGTCCCCGCGATTCGATTGGCTTTACACAGGGGTTTACTTCGTTTCTGTAGCGTGTGTAGCTGGGAAGAGATGATAATCTGTGTGGCATAGCAGCCAGACGACTCGTTACACTTGGTACCGAAAAGAAAGCCACGCAACATCAGGCTGAGACCATCACAAGACTACGAATGATATCCGAGGTCAGACAACCGGTCGCGGATCTCGGTAGAGCCGTGTTCGACGCCGGACTCAAGTGGACGGTCCGATTGAATTGATATCCGCTCATCGGCATCGAAAACCAACCACGGTACTTCAATGAGTTCTGGGACACGAAGTTCTCCGGGATGCCCATATTCTCGTACGGGGAACGGCCACAACCAGTCTGCAACTAGGTTCCCATGATCTGACGTGACCACTGTTTTGCCATCAACAGTGTCAAGCAGTTCTCGAAGATGTGGGAACAGCAGTTTGAGGTTTTCCCGATACGCTTCCCAGACACGTTGTTCTGAGACATCTCCCTGTCTCAGCCGTGCCCAGATTTTCTGTTCATCATCCGCTGAACTACCAACGTCTGCTCCTTTCGCTTTCTCCCGACCTTGCATTCCGGAATCAACCATTTCTCTGCCTGTTGGGCCGATAAATGGATGATGAGGCTGAATAAAATGTGCGAGTATCCGCTTGTTCGGATACGTTTTTCTGGCCGTTTTAACAGCAGCTACCATGTCTTCTGGGGGCACTGTTCCGATGTCCTCATCCCACTCTGTCTCCCACACGTTGATGACAGAATGAAAAACAGTGTCGAGTTCGACGGTACACCACTCGTCAACTGAGTGCATCGGATTGGCGGTTACGTACACTGTGTCGTAATATCTTCCCGCAGAGAAGTGCGCCTCAAGGAAACCGGGTGTACTAGACGCCTGGGATAGCCGCCGTTTCAATTGCCCTTCAAAAGGCTGCAGATCCGCAAACATATCGTATCGGCAGGCATCAAGAAGATAGCAATTATCCCAGTCCTCGGCCATCAAATCAAAGCCACTCGGTGAAACCGTGTCGAAATACTTGTTCACGATACCGTCAAAAATCCCATCATTTGTATATTGATATTGTGAGGCAATCAATTGGTTTGACCTCCAGATGTCCGGTATGTACCTCTGCAGTTTGGTCATGGTAGTATACACTTCTACGCATCACTTAGCGATAAGCTGCCTAACTGGTGGTAGAGAGTTTTTACCAGTATTTTGGATAGGTGATTCGGGTATGCTGCTACGGTTTTTCGAAAGTCAGAATCAGTGTTAGTCGTGATGCCTGACCCCGTCTTGCAGCCAGATAGAGTTCCTATTGTTTATTTTCCGGATCAGCTACAAGTCTGGGGCAGCAACTTGCGATTGTAAGGTTGTGTTCATATTCCGTGAGAGTGGAGTCTAAATGCCCGCCTGGTGAGCCGAGATCAAAAGGTGGAATCTGTTCTGCGTATCATCGCACGTGATACTTAGACGAAGCGATGCCAGTGAGTAGTTTCAGCATCCAGTTTGACACTAGGATAGAGAAGTACCAGCGATAGCTTTCTTGAGCTGTGTCTGCGGTAACACCGAGTACAGTCCAGTTACCCACCTGACTGTATCGCATACAATTCAGCGTATTTCCCTTCACTTTCAACCAGTTCGTCGTGACCGCCACACTCGGAAATCCATCCGTCTTCCATCGTATAGATCCGATCAGCATTCTCGACAGTTGAAAGGCGATGAGCGATAGCGATAATCGCATAATCTCGCTCCATCGCTTCGATTGCCGCCTGCACTTCCTTCTCAAGGTTCGAATCCAGGTCGCTCGTTGCTTCGTCTAGAATTAACAGGTCCGCGTCTTTCAGAATCGCTCGCGCAAGAGCGACGCGCTGTTTCTGCCCACCCGACAAGCGGACACCGTCGTCACCCAGTTGAGAATCGAGTCCGTTCGGGAGGTCCGTGATGAACTGGTCCACCTTCGCGATTTCGCAAGCCCGTTTGATCTCAGCGTCCGTCGCATCCCGATTGCCGACGGTGAGGTTATGTCGAAGCGTGTCGTTGAACATATACGGGTTCTGGCGGACTATCGAGATTCGGTCACGCCACTCGCTGATATCCATTTGGCCGATTGGGTTCCCATTTGCACGTATCTGACCGCTGTCTGGCTCATAGTAGCGAGCCAACAGGGAGACTATTGTCGACTTCCCGGCACCGGACTGTCCAACGAAGGCGACGAACTCGCCTTTCTTGAGTTCGAAATCGACCTCCCGAAGAACGACCTCGTCGTCCGTATATGAGAACGTGACATCGTCGAACTCGACTGTTTCGACCTCTTTCGGGGTCGGTTGCTCTCCGGTGTCCGGTTCTTCCCACTCTTCGAGATCCCGCATGAATGACTGTGTCCGAACCAGATGGGGAAGGTTCTCTTCGACTTTGTAGAACCGCTTGTTAATCCCGCTTGCTTTGGGACCGAGCTGAAACATGAGAAACAAGAACAGGCCGAGTTCACCGAACGAGAGATTGGTGAATGTCAGCGCCACGTAAATAAGTGCGAAGATGAGTACGGAGACGACGAGATTCTGTGACTTCTTGATCGCTGCCCGATTCCGGCGGTTCGCGACTTTCGAACGCGTGTACTCTTCGAGGGCGTCCTCATACTCGCCATAGATTTCTGTTTCGAGATTAAACACCCGGATGTCTCGAATGCCAATCATGCCGGCCTGAACCACTTGTTGCATCCGTTCGTTTGCCGCTGCAACGCGATCACCCAGATCGTATCCTGAGCCGATGAGATGTCGCAGACCGAGTCCCACACCACCGATGATAAAAATAGCAAATGCTGTGAGTTGCGGTGAGATCCACGTTGCGAGAGCGAGATAGGCAACAGTGAGTAGTAGCAGATCGAACAGCTTCACGAACCGCTTGATGACTTTTGAGGCTGCTTTCGACTCGGTGACAATCGCGTTCAAGATGTTGTCCGACCCCTTTCGGTCGAGAAATTCCATCTCCGTCTCCAGAGCGCTATCGAAGAGGTTCTCGCGGATGTGGCGCTCGTAGGAAAGCTGGAGTACATCGCGTAGCCACGTGAGGAGAAACGACGACGTATAGCGCAGACAGGTCGCTAACGCCACTCCGCCAATGACGTACTCGATCGTGAACGGAATCCCGAGTGTCTGATAAACGGTGAAGAAAATACCCGCTATGCCATCAGCCTGTGTCACCGGTTCTGATGACTGCATGAGTTCAATGATAGGGATGATAAACGTCAGTCCGACGCCTTCTAATACGGCCGTTACCAGACCGAGCCCGACGATCATCACAGTGAATTTTGGGGCATATCGGGCCGCATAGAGAAGCGCGTCAAGTTTCTCCTGCCGTGAAATGGTGTCTGAGTTTCTGTCGGTCATCTATTCAATTGTTATCCTCGGGACCGTTGGAACAGACTGTGCCATCTTTGGCTACAGCGGTTCGGCCAGTACACGCCAACGATTGCCATCTGCACATTGATATAGTGAAAAAGGACGATCTGCTTCCCTTGTTATAAGCTTACTACTGTATTTTCAGCTGTGAGGGAGGACAATTCCACCAGCAGCGGTTCTACGTACGGGTTTGTGTGATTTGACTGACTGTAATGGAGAGTACCCGTTGTTAAGCGGATATTCCGAGAGGGACTCGCAAATGAATTTGCGCGACGTGGTCACGGCGCTTCCTGGGTATCTCTGCGTTTGTACCGAGTGCTCATAGCGGAGAGGTGAGACTCAGCAGCAAAGGGACGACCAGACTTTCAGAATGATCCGATCGGGGATCCAGTATCAAACAGCAGCGCTGTAACGTATCGCCCAACGTCTGTATACACCTCTTAACAAAAAATATTCACTCAGAATACACTTCGCATGGGCAGAAAAATATCGGTGATTATCCCCACTCACTACCGAAATGACCTCCTCCCCACAGCGATCGAAAGCGTGGCCCGACAGGATTACGAACCCGTCGAGCTGATCGTAGTTGATGACTCGGGCGAAGGGTACGCCGAACCGGTGCTTGCAGAGTACGACGAGGTGATAGACAAGCCGATAATAAAAGAGGAGAACGAGGGGTGGCAGGCAGCCTACACGACTGGAATCGAGCAGTCGACCGGCGAGTACATCCAGTTTCTGGACGACGACGACTACCTCTACGAGACGAAACTGAAAAAAACGGCGAACGTTCTCGACCAGAACCCGGAGGTCGGTGTTTCGTACTGCGGCGTAGTCCGTGGTGATGAGGGGGATTTCTACCCAAAACAGGAGGTGTCAGGCCATTTTCTGGAACCAGCGCTCCGGTTCCAGACGTTTCCCATGTGGACAGGCTCGATGTTGATGGAACGAGAAGTACTGTGTGACTGCCTCCCAATGGCTGGGATGGGTGAGGAAGACGACTTGGACATCGAACTGGGCGACACAGACCTCAAAATAGAGCTCGCGAAGCGGACGAAAGCCGACTACGTCGACGAGTGTCTGACGTTCTATCGTCAAGAAGGAAACAAGTTATGGACCGGAAAACGGAGGTTTAAAAAAATACTACAGAACATTCGTCATCAAAAAGACATATACAATCAGTATCCAGAGATACGTCGAGACCTCCTTGCAGAGTGGTACGAGCGTCAGGGACGGAACTGGCTTGACGAACAGATCTGGTCAGCGAAAGCGATACAGTGTTTTATTAAATCTGCCTACTATGAGCGGAAACAAAAGTTTCCGAGGATAATCGAGACGCTGGCCGCGATCCTCGGCCGACCTGGTGTGATGTCAGCGGTGCGCGTGAAGCGAACCTTGCTTGACGGGTAATAAACGGACATCCAACGCCCAGTTGTGACACAGATGGGTTCGTCGGTGGGACTTGGCGGTGGAACTGAGGCACGCATCGTGGCGGACTTCCACTTGTGCAGGGCGACGACTAGAACGGTTCGATCCACGCTATGATTTATTCTCCCGTAGACCGTGCTTGAGAATGTATGTCAGAGCAAATCCAGCAAGAGCTCGATGTCGACCGGTTTACACTGGGGCTCGTTGGGCCGGAGCAAGAATGGGCGGGCACAGTCGCCGATGGCGGGACCGTTCGCACACATACGCCCCCTGCGTGCTGGGGCCCGATGATTACCCCCGAGTTCCGCGGCGGCCACGAGGTAACGCGACCGATCCGAGTCGAGAACGCTGAACCCGGTGACGCGCTCGTCGTCCAGATCAAGGACGTCGAGGTGACGAGTGTCGCGACAAGCACGGGCAGCATGGCCGAACGCGAGGACGCCTTCGGGAGCGACCCGTTCGTCGACCATCGGTGCCCGGAGTGTGGGACCGAGTGGCCCGACAGCGTCGTCGAGGGCACCGGCGAAGACGCGATTCGATGTGCGGACTGTGGGGCCAACGCTTCGTCTTTTGGCTTCGAGTTCGGCTACACCGTTGCCTTCGACGAGGACCGCTCCGTTGGGCTCACCGTCGGCCCCGATGGTGCTGCGGACCTCGCAGAGCGCGCCGACGAGGCGATGGCGCTGCCCGACAACTCCCGGCAACACCCGATTCTGTTGTACAAGCCCGACGAAATCCCGGGAACGCTCGGCCACCTCCGCCCGTTCATCGGGAACATCGGGACGACACCGTCGGTAGAGTTCCCCGATTCACACAATGCCGGTGACTTCGGCCAGTTCCTCATCGGGGCCGACCACGACTGGGGCCTCGCCGACGAAGCAGCGCTGGACGCCCGGACGGACGGTCATCTAGACTCGAACGACGTCCGCCCGGGAGCGACGCTCATCTGCCCCGTCGAGATCGACGGCGCGGGGCTCTACGTCGGTGACTTGCACGCCAACCAGGGCGACGGCGAGCTCTCGCTTCACACAACCGACGTGAGCGGTCGCACCGAGCTCGAAGTGAGCGTTATCAAAGATCTCGATATCGACGGCCCGCTCCTGCTCCCGAACGAGTCGGACCTGCCGGATATCGCCAAGCCGTACACGGACGCCGAGCGGGAGGCGGGTGAGGCCCTCGCCGCCGACCACCACGTCGACGACGTCGTCGATGCAGCGCCGCTCCAGATAATCGGGTCCGGTGCCACGATCAACGACGCCACCGAGAACGCGTTCGCACGGGCTGGGACGCTCTTCGATATGTCAGAGGGAGAGGTCCGAGCGAGATGCACGTTCACTGGCGGTGTCGAGATCGCCCGACTGCCCGGCGTCGTACAGCTCTCGATGCTCGCCCCGATGTCCCTCCTCGAAGAACGGGGACTGGCCGATACCGTCCGCGAACAGTACAACCTCTAGCAGCACAGCGTCCGTCTGTGTTCACCCGCCGCGCATTGCGGGAAAAATCTCGACTGACGCGCCGGGCGGAACTCGGTCCGAGTACTCAGCGTTGTCGCCGTCGACCATCACACGGACGCTTGGTCTGAGTTCGCCGGCGTCGTTGACCAGTTGGGGCTCCGCACGCGGGTACGCGTCAATGAAGGCCGCAATTACAGCCTCCACCGTGTCGCCGTCTACCGGAACTTCGACTGTCTTCGACCCCGTCGCCGCCCGAAGCGGCCCGTACACAGTCACATCCACACTGCTCAGTCACGTCCCAGTCCTCAAAAAGACCGGGCCCCGTCTCGAAATCGCTGCCAGATAAGACCTGATTCACCGGCAAGCGGAGGTCACGGACGTGGGCGGCTCTGTGGAACAGCCAGTGGCGGTGAGGGCGTGTCACATAACAACCGTGGTGTCGGTGAGAAATTCTCGCTTCGCTCGTTTGGCCTCTGGCCCCTCGGACACGAGCCCGGGTTCCGATGCGGTGTCATCAAACCGGTTCGGATCCGGCGAGACGGCCTCGAGAATCTCGGTGAATGTTGCGCCCTGTCTGCCAGTGATATGGACGAACCCGCCACGTCGGCGCTGCTCAAACGGCGTCGTCTCCGGATCCGGGAATGCGTCCCGAATACAGCTGACGTTCTCGCGGAGGTACGCCGAAGCGTCGTACTGGGAATACTGACAGTCGGCATAGAGCTGCTCTTTGTTTCGCTCGTTGAGGTCAGCCTCGACGTGCTTGGATGACTCGTACCGCACCCCCACGGGGGAGATATCGCCAGTGAGGAAACTGAGGTTGACAGTGAAGCAATCCGGGTATCGGAGAATCAGTAGAAAGAATATCTGCTCGTCAACGGTGTAGCGTTCCTGCAAGCGATAATAACACTCCAAGTAATACGCCGCGAGCGCCCCGATCCAGTCGTCACGCTCACCGTTGAGATACGCGGTTGCGACTTCATAATAGTCCTCGCCAGCGACCTGCTGTAGGCGATGCTCGAAGCTCTGTCTCATTTCGTCCAGTTCGTCCTCGTACACTTCCGTCAGGGGCACGTCTGGGTCGTCGAGTAACTCGCTCTTTCGCTCGCCGGCCGCCGCAATTCGCATCATATTCTCGTGTACGGATCGCTCCGCCTCCACATCTGGGAGCGGGACTCGAACAGCCTGTTGGCGAAGGATCTCCGAGCCGGACTCCATACGCTCACGCCAGTCAGTCATAGATGTATGTCTGGTTGCTTCCAAGTATTAATCATTTGTAGATACCCCAGAGTTGTAACCGATGACAAGCACCCAGAAGAAGTTTACAAGCCGAGTAGAAACTAGCGTGACGCTACTATGCCCTCCAAGCAAGCCGTCAGTAGCCTCGGGAGTCTGCTCGCCGTACTCGGACTCTCCAGGGTCGCAACAGCACAATCTACAGCCCCTGGTGGCGTCGGTGATCCGGCCCTCAACGTCGTCATCCGGTTCGGTGTCGGGTTCATCATTCTCGCGGTGTTGGGCGCCGCAGCCGCCGCCATCGGCCCGACGTACACGACGAATGCCGTGCGAGAGATTCAGGACGACCCCGGCGGGGCAATCGGCTGGGGCGTCCTCGTCGGCATTCTGGTCCCTATCGGACTGGTACTGCTCGCACTGACCGTCATCGGCGCGCTGATCTCGATTCCCGGGTTGCTCCTTCTCGGCGTCCTCGGTATCGTCGGCACCGGGATTACCGCCGTCTGGGTCGGCAACTCGGTCATCGGCGACGACGGGACCGTCAGGGCGACGGACGGGGTCGCCGGCGGGTTGTTACTGGCCGTCCCCTTCGCGATTCCAATCGTCGGCGGCCTCCTCCTCAACCTCATCACGCTCGTCGGTCTGGGCGTGGTCGGCCGGGACCTGTACGAGAGTTGGACGGACTGAACGGTTTCTCGGGTTCTACCGCAATGGTCCGCAGGACACGCTCACAAACACATCCTCGATAACGGGTGAGCTGTCAGGTACCAGCGTGTACCGGTCCGATACGGGTCGAACAAACTGAGAACGCTCGCTATTCATCCCAGACGATCAAACCTCAGTGTCGGTTTGTTCCTGGTTATTGGAGCAATTTACAAGATACTCGATGGTGCGAGACGTCGTCGTTTCGGCGGTGACACCTGCGCCGGTAGCAGTGACATCGAACGCGACGGTCGCGCGGTGTTGTCCGGGTGACTGGCAAGCTATTGTCGCCGGCACGTCGAACGCGTCACCAATACCGGCTGAAACACTGGTCGTCTCCATCGCGTCTGCCTTGACGGTCAGCCCATCGCCGGCAGTAACGGTGACTGTGACAGCAAAGTCGACCGGTTGTGTGAAGCGATTACGGACAGTTACGACCGTCACTTCGTGAGCACCACTCCCCTCAAGACGAACGGTATCATCGGAGTAGAGCAGCGACATGTACGCGTCTTTGTCGGCGACGACATTGACCGTCGCATCGCGCTCGACTGACGCCGCACTGTAACTCCCAGTTCCAACAGCGAAGCTTGCAACGACCACCAGCGCACACAGAACCAACACCCGTCTACGCATCATCTACCTCCGGTGGAACGGCGTTCGAAC
Proteins encoded in this window:
- a CDS encoding glycosyl transferase, which gives rise to MGRKISVIIPTHYRNDLLPTAIESVARQDYEPVELIVVDDSGEGYAEPVLAEYDEVIDKPIIKEENEGWQAAYTTGIEQSTGEYIQFLDDDDYLYETKLKKTANVLDQNPEVGVSYCGVVRGDEGDFYPKQEVSGHFLEPALRFQTFPMWTGSMLMEREVLCDCLPMAGMGEEDDLDIELGDTDLKIELAKRTKADYVDECLTFYRQEGNKLWTGKRRFKKILQNIRHQKDIYNQYPEIRRDLLAEWYERQGRNWLDEQIWSAKAIQCFIKSAYYERKQKFPRIIETLAAILGRPGVMSAVRVKRTLLDG
- a CDS encoding molybdopterin synthase sulfur carrier subunit, with the translated sequence MDVTVYGPLRAATGSKTVEVPVDGDTVEAVIAAFIDAYPRAEPQLVNDAGELRPSVRVMVDGDNAEYSDRVPPGASVEIFPAMRGG
- a CDS encoding aldehyde oxidoreductase, which codes for MKRPQQSADMAPEQNGTTTVPTLGFGTYRTGGYKCYNAVKNALDCGYTHIDTAMAYENEAAVGRAIEQSSVDREDIFLTTKIKGYPEMVEYERLIEAAKGCLERLGTEYLDLLLVHWWNPLADMEETVNALNTLVDDGLVNQIGVSNFSIKELKQAMRLSDAPIATNQIEYHPYWGDEELVRFCQDNDVTVTAYSPLAEGRAVEDDVLRSIGDRYGKSAAQVSIRWLIQQENVVTIPKAATPKHIEANIDVFDFELTDRDMQRIRKLEPPFWYRENREGGSIYEARSVLGNFVPDSLYNRIA
- a CDS encoding acetamidase, producing the protein MSEQIQQELDVDRFTLGLVGPEQEWAGTVADGGTVRTHTPPACWGPMITPEFRGGHEVTRPIRVENAEPGDALVVQIKDVEVTSVATSTGSMAEREDAFGSDPFVDHRCPECGTEWPDSVVEGTGEDAIRCADCGANASSFGFEFGYTVAFDEDRSVGLTVGPDGAADLAERADEAMALPDNSRQHPILLYKPDEIPGTLGHLRPFIGNIGTTPSVEFPDSHNAGDFGQFLIGADHDWGLADEAALDARTDGHLDSNDVRPGATLICPVEIDGAGLYVGDLHANQGDGELSLHTTDVSGRTELEVSVIKDLDIDGPLLLPNESDLPDIAKPYTDAEREAGEALAADHHVDDVVDAAPLQIIGSGATINDATENAFARAGTLFDMSEGEVRARCTFTGGVEIARLPGVVQLSMLAPMSLLEERGLADTVREQYNL
- a CDS encoding multidrug ABC transporter permease, whose protein sequence is MTDRNSDTISRQEKLDALLYAARYAPKFTVMIVGLGLVTAVLEGVGLTFIIPIIELMQSSEPVTQADGIAGIFFTVYQTLGIPFTIEYVIGGVALATCLRYTSSFLLTWLRDVLQLSYERHIRENLFDSALETEMEFLDRKGSDNILNAIVTESKAASKVIKRFVKLFDLLLLTVAYLALATWISPQLTAFAIFIIGGVGLGLRHLIGSGYDLGDRVAAANERMQQVVQAGMIGIRDIRVFNLETEIYGEYEDALEEYTRSKVANRRNRAAIKKSQNLVVSVLIFALIYVALTFTNLSFGELGLFLFLMFQLGPKASGINKRFYKVEENLPHLVRTQSFMRDLEEWEEPDTGEQPTPKEVETVEFDDVTFSYTDDEVVLREVDFELKKGEFVAFVGQSGAGKSTIVSLLARYYEPDSGQIRANGNPIGQMDISEWRDRISIVRQNPYMFNDTLRHNLTVGNRDATDAEIKRACEIAKVDQFITDLPNGLDSQLGDDGVRLSGGQKQRVALARAILKDADLLILDEATSDLDSNLEKEVQAAIEAMERDYAIIAIAHRLSTVENADRIYTMEDGWISECGGHDELVESEGKYAELYAIQSGG